One region of Triticum aestivum cultivar Chinese Spring chromosome 6B, IWGSC CS RefSeq v2.1, whole genome shotgun sequence genomic DNA includes:
- the LOC123137558 gene encoding E2F-associated phosphoprotein: MEPEASKEAEKQPMDAEAGDPADPRDLVSSDDEIDYSVEPEFYDPAVDDVDERWAHKQRKGRTSDAVLSCPACFTTLCLDSQRHEKYVNQYRAMFVCNCKVKINQILREGKGKRKNRKVTAVDSTTPEVENKGPVYHPVCCEICSTEVGVFDEDEVYHFFNVIPSNS; encoded by the exons ATGGAGCCCGAGGCCTCCAAGGAGGCGGAGAAGCAGCCGATGGATGCGGAGGCCGGAGATCCAGCAGATCCCCGCGACCTAG TGTCCAGCGACGATGAGATAGACTACTCCGTGGAGCCTGAGTTCTACGACCCCGCCGTAGACGATGTCGATGAGCGCTGGGCGCACAAGCAGAGGAAAGGACGGACCTCTGACGCCGTGCTCAGCTGCCCCGCGTGTTTCACTACCTTGTGCCTGGATTCCCAGAG GCACGAAAAGTATGTTAACCAGTACCGTGCAATGTTTGTGTGCAATTGCAAGGTCAAGATTAATCAGATTCTAcgggaggggaaaggaaaaaggaagaatcGGAAAGTAACGGCTGTTGATTCTACTACACCAGAAGTTGAAAACAAGGGGCCAGTTTATCACCCTGTTTGTTGTGAGATCTGCTCAACTGAGGTTGGAGTGTTTGATGAAGATGAAGTTTACCACTTCTTTAATGTCATTCCTAGTAACTCATGA